A single genomic interval of Mucilaginibacter robiniae harbors:
- a CDS encoding DUF421 domain-containing protein → MKKEEIHLEDFKRILFGQAPPEFLLETFIRTLIIYIVLLFIVRWLGKRMIGQLTIMELAVMLTLGAIVSVPMQVPDRGLLQGALLLVCAVFFQRGISLIGFRRGKFEDIAQGKTSLLVKDGVLQLEQMEKDRISRQQIYAELRQQKIFNLGMVDRLYAEAEGVFSVFKSNQPKSGLPILPPDDQEIMQIQHQASTQPPQSIQLMVCVSCGLIKPQSQQDTACNHCGHDEWVNAIN, encoded by the coding sequence ATGAAAAAAGAAGAAATTCATTTAGAGGATTTCAAGCGCATCTTGTTTGGCCAGGCACCACCTGAATTTTTATTAGAAACTTTCATCCGTACGCTGATTATCTATATCGTTCTACTGTTTATTGTACGCTGGCTGGGTAAGCGTATGATCGGTCAGTTAACTATTATGGAATTAGCAGTGATGCTAACACTGGGTGCCATAGTTTCTGTACCCATGCAGGTGCCCGACAGGGGCTTACTGCAAGGTGCCTTATTGCTGGTTTGTGCAGTGTTTTTTCAGCGGGGTATCAGCTTGATTGGCTTTCGCAGAGGTAAGTTTGAAGACATAGCTCAGGGCAAAACCAGTTTATTGGTTAAAGATGGTGTATTGCAACTGGAACAAATGGAAAAAGACCGCATATCGCGCCAGCAAATTTATGCGGAGTTAAGACAACAGAAAATTTTCAATTTAGGAATGGTTGACCGACTGTATGCAGAAGCTGAAGGTGTTTTCAGTGTTTTTAAATCTAATCAGCCCAAATCCGGATTACCTATTTTACCGCCCGATGATCAGGAAATCATGCAAATACAGCATCAGGCATCAACCCAACCGCCACAGTCTATCCAATTGATGGTCTGTGTAAGCTGTGGATTGATAAAACCGCAGAGCCAGCAAGACACAGCATGCAACCACTGCGGACATGATGAGTGGGTAAACGCTATTAACTAA
- the rplC gene encoding 50S ribosomal protein L3, with protein sequence MSGIIGKKVGMTSIFDEAGKNIPCTVIEAGPCVVTHVKSVDTDGYAAIQLAYDEQKEKNTPAPLKGHFQKAGTTPKRKLVEFTTFEGQKTLGDTVTVEIFAAGDFVDVVGTSKGKGFQGVVKRHGFGGVGMQTHGQHNRLRAPGSLGASSWPSRVFKGMRMAGQTGNARVKVQNLEVVKVFAEQNLLVVKGSIPGAKGSFVIVDK encoded by the coding sequence ATGTCAGGAATTATTGGTAAAAAAGTAGGAATGACCAGCATTTTCGACGAGGCAGGGAAAAATATTCCTTGTACAGTAATCGAAGCTGGCCCTTGCGTGGTAACTCACGTTAAGTCTGTTGACACGGACGGATATGCAGCTATTCAGCTGGCATATGATGAGCAAAAAGAAAAAAACACCCCTGCTCCTTTAAAAGGCCATTTCCAGAAAGCCGGCACTACGCCAAAACGTAAGCTGGTTGAATTCACAACTTTCGAGGGTCAAAAAACTCTAGGTGACACTGTTACCGTGGAGATTTTTGCTGCTGGAGATTTTGTGGATGTGGTTGGTACCTCAAAAGGTAAAGGTTTTCAGGGTGTAGTAAAGCGTCATGGTTTTGGCGGTGTGGGTATGCAAACTCACGGTCAGCACAACCGTTTACGCGCTCCAGGTTCACTGGGTGCTTCATCATGGCCTTCTCGCGTATTTAAAGGTATGCGTATGGCCGGCCAAACTGGTAATGCTCGTGTAAAGGTGCAAAACCTTGAAGTGGTTAAAGTATTTGCTGAGCAAAACTTGCTGGTAGTTAAAGGTTCCATCCCTGGAGCTAAAGGTTCATTCGTAATCGTGGATAAGTAA
- the rplD gene encoding 50S ribosomal protein L4 — protein sequence MEVNVLNVSGQQTGAKVQLPDSVFGIEPSEHAVYLDVKLYLANQRQGTHKAKQRNEIAGSTRKLHKQKGTGGARAGSIKSPLFNGGGRVFGPQPRDYSFKLNKKLKALARKSALTYKAQDNSIVVLEDFNFDSIKTKNYAKLVADLNFSNEKTLLVLPAANNNIYLSSRNLKKVKVITADQLNTYDVLNAGKLLLTTGSVKTLEEAFAK from the coding sequence ATGGAAGTTAACGTATTAAATGTATCAGGTCAACAAACAGGTGCCAAGGTGCAACTTCCTGATTCGGTTTTCGGTATTGAGCCTAGCGAGCATGCAGTTTATCTTGATGTTAAGCTATATTTAGCTAACCAGCGTCAAGGTACTCACAAAGCAAAACAACGTAACGAAATTGCTGGTTCAACCCGCAAATTACATAAACAAAAAGGTACAGGTGGTGCCCGTGCCGGTAGCATCAAATCGCCATTGTTTAATGGTGGTGGCCGTGTGTTCGGTCCGCAACCGCGCGATTATAGCTTCAAGCTGAACAAAAAGCTGAAAGCATTGGCTCGTAAATCAGCCCTGACTTACAAAGCTCAGGATAACAGCATTGTAGTTTTAGAAGACTTCAATTTTGATTCTATCAAAACTAAAAACTATGCTAAGCTGGTAGCTGACTTAAACTTCAGTAATGAAAAAACATTATTGGTGTTGCCTGCAGCTAATAACAATATTTATTTATCAAGCAGAAACCTGAAAAAAGTTAAGGTAATTACTGCCGATCAGTTAAACACTTATGATGTGTTAAATGCTGGTAAGCTTTTATTAACTACAGGTTCTGTTAAAACGCTGGAGGAGGCATTCGCTAAGTAA
- the rplW gene encoding 50S ribosomal protein L23: MEVLKKPLLTEKVSLLTEKLNRYAFKVDPKANKIQIKAAIEAMYGVNVEAVNTMKYSGKLKSRYTKAGTVTGRPAAYKKAIITLKDGETIDFYSTL, encoded by the coding sequence ATGGAAGTATTAAAAAAGCCTTTACTTACTGAGAAAGTATCTCTGCTGACAGAGAAACTGAATCGTTATGCTTTTAAAGTTGACCCTAAAGCGAATAAAATTCAAATTAAGGCAGCTATCGAAGCAATGTATGGTGTAAACGTTGAAGCCGTAAACACCATGAAATACTCTGGAAAATTGAAGAGCCGCTACACTAAAGCAGGTACTGTAACCGGACGCCCGGCTGCTTATAAAAAAGCGATCATCACTTTGAAAGATGGTGAAACAATAGATTTTTATAGCACATTATAA
- the rplB gene encoding 50S ribosomal protein L2 gives MAVKRFKPVTPGTRFRVGADYSDVTTNVPEKTLVVSHKKSGGRNNSGKMTMRYIGGGHKKSYRLIDFKRDKFDIPAKVATIEYDPNRSARIALLHYVDGEKRYMIAPEGLTVGQTVLSGAAVPPEVGNTLPLKSIPLGSIIHNIELNPGQGGTIARSAGTYAQLSARDGKYAIIKLPSGETRMILSTCLATIGTVSNAEKANEVLGKAGRKRWLGRRPRVRGVAMNPVDHPMGGGEGRASGGHPRSRKGLLAKGYKTRDTKKTSDRYIIERRKK, from the coding sequence ATGGCAGTTAAAAGATTTAAACCGGTTACTCCGGGTACCCGCTTCAGAGTGGGCGCCGATTACTCTGATGTGACAACCAATGTTCCTGAAAAAACATTAGTAGTATCACACAAAAAATCAGGCGGACGTAACAATTCCGGTAAAATGACCATGCGTTATATCGGTGGGGGACATAAGAAATCATACCGATTGATCGACTTTAAACGTGACAAGTTTGACATCCCCGCAAAGGTTGCGACTATTGAGTACGATCCAAACCGTTCAGCCCGTATCGCCCTGTTACATTATGTAGATGGCGAAAAACGTTACATGATTGCACCAGAAGGTTTGACAGTAGGTCAAACTGTATTATCAGGTGCAGCTGTACCGCCAGAGGTTGGCAATACATTACCATTAAAGAGCATTCCACTGGGTTCAATCATTCACAACATTGAATTAAACCCAGGTCAAGGCGGTACTATCGCCCGCTCAGCAGGTACTTACGCACAACTGTCAGCTCGTGATGGCAAATACGCTATCATTAAGTTGCCTTCAGGCGAAACCCGCATGATCCTGTCAACTTGCTTGGCAACCATCGGTACTGTATCAAACGCTGAGAAAGCGAATGAAGTGTTAGGTAAAGCTGGCCGCAAGCGCTGGTTAGGTCGTCGTCCACGCGTTCGTGGTGTAGCTATGAACCCGGTAGATCACCCTATGGGTGGTGGCGAAGGCCGTGCATCAGGTGGTCACCCACGTTCACGCAAAGGTTTACTGGCTAAAGGCTACAAAACTCGCGATACCAAGAAAACATCTGATCGTTATATCATAGAAAGGAGGAAGAAATAA
- the rpsS gene encoding 30S ribosomal protein S19 — protein MARSIKKGPYIDHNLDRKVGVLNQSNKKSVVKTWSRRSMISPDFVGHTFAVHNGNKFIPVYVTENMVGHKLGEFAPTRTFRGHAEKKK, from the coding sequence ATGGCACGTTCAATTAAAAAAGGACCATACATTGATCATAACCTTGACCGTAAAGTTGGCGTATTGAATCAATCTAATAAAAAGTCAGTGGTAAAAACATGGTCTCGTCGTTCCATGATTTCTCCTGATTTCGTTGGTCATACCTTTGCAGTACACAACGGTAACAAGTTTATACCAGTGTATGTAACTGAAAACATGGTGGGTCACAAGCTGGGAGAGTTTGCCCCAACCCGTACATTCCGTGGTCACGCAGAAAAGAAAAAATAA
- the rplV gene encoding 50S ribosomal protein L22, translating to MEARTKIKKSVAIRQRKEQEKAQQGGASAAKLQNCPTSPRKMRLVVDLIRGENVEKALYILKYTNKEAAIRVEKLLLSAIKNWEAKNEGQRVEESNLYVKEVSVGGGRQLKRLRPAPQGRGYRIRKRSNHVTLIVDSKTSIN from the coding sequence ATGGAAGCAAGAACAAAAATTAAGAAGTCTGTAGCTATCAGACAACGCAAAGAGCAGGAGAAAGCTCAGCAAGGAGGAGCTTCTGCTGCCAAGTTACAAAACTGCCCTACCTCACCACGCAAAATGCGTTTGGTTGTGGATTTGATCCGCGGCGAGAATGTAGAAAAAGCTTTGTACATTTTAAAATATACAAATAAAGAAGCAGCTATCCGCGTTGAAAAACTGTTGCTTTCCGCTATCAAAAACTGGGAAGCTAAAAACGAAGGTCAACGTGTTGAAGAGAGCAACTTATATGTGAAAGAAGTTTCAGTGGGTGGTGGTCGTCAGTTGAAAAGACTGCGTCCGGCTCCTCAGGGCCGCGGATACCGTATCCGTAAACGCTCTAACCACGTTACTTTAATTGTGGACAGTAAAACATCAATCAACTAA
- the rpsC gene encoding 30S ribosomal protein S3 gives MGQKAHPIGNRLGIIRGWDSNWFGGNNYSDKLVEDEKIRKYLSVRIAKGGVSKVVIERTLKRITVTIHTARPGIVIGKGGQEVDKIKEELKKLTKKDVQINIFEIKRPELDAQLVAEGIAKQLEARISFRRAMKTSIASTMRMGAEGIKIMCSGRLGGAEMARTEQYKEGRIPLHTFRADIDYALGEALTTYGKIGVKVWICKGEVYGKRDLSPNIGSTSSSSGRGGRPEGAASFGNNERGGDRRNDRGGDRRGGNNNQRGGGNNRPGGQNRPGGNRQGGGNRPGGNR, from the coding sequence ATGGGACAAAAAGCACATCCAATAGGTAACCGTTTAGGAATCATCAGAGGTTGGGATTCTAATTGGTTCGGTGGCAACAACTACTCCGATAAATTAGTTGAGGATGAAAAAATCCGCAAATATCTTTCTGTACGTATTGCAAAAGGCGGCGTATCTAAAGTAGTTATTGAGCGTACTTTAAAACGTATCACTGTTACCATCCACACTGCCCGTCCGGGTATCGTTATTGGTAAAGGTGGTCAGGAAGTTGATAAAATCAAAGAAGAGTTAAAGAAGCTGACTAAGAAAGACGTTCAAATCAACATTTTTGAAATTAAACGTCCGGAACTGGATGCTCAATTAGTAGCTGAAGGTATTGCTAAGCAATTAGAAGCTCGTATCTCTTTCCGTCGTGCCATGAAAACTTCTATTGCATCAACCATGCGTATGGGAGCTGAAGGTATCAAGATTATGTGTTCAGGTCGTTTAGGCGGTGCTGAAATGGCCCGTACCGAACAATACAAAGAAGGCAGAATTCCTCTGCATACTTTCCGTGCCGATATTGATTACGCTTTAGGCGAAGCTTTAACTACTTATGGTAAAATAGGTGTTAAAGTATGGATCTGCAAAGGCGAAGTTTACGGTAAACGTGATTTGAGCCCGAACATTGGTTCAACTAGCAGCTCAAGCGGTAGAGGTGGTCGTCCAGAAGGCGCAGCATCATTCGGTAACAATGAGCGTGGCGGTGATCGTCGTAACGACCGTGGTGGTGATCGCAGAGGCGGTAACAACAACCAACGTGGTGGCGGCAACAATCGTCCAGGTGGCCAAAACCGTCCAGGCGGCAATCGTCAGGGTGGTGGTAACCGTCCAGGCGGAAACAGATAA
- the rplP gene encoding 50S ribosomal protein L16 has protein sequence MLQPKRTKFRKMQKGRMKGVASRGAELSFGSFGIKSLEPAWITSRQIEAARIAVTRFMKREGQVWIRIFPDKPVTKKPAEVRMGKGKGAPEYWVAVVRPGRIIFEAEGVPLEVAKEALRLAAQKLPVQTKFVMRRDYAEA, from the coding sequence ATGCTACAGCCAAAAAGAACGAAGTTCAGAAAGATGCAAAAAGGCAGAATGAAAGGAGTAGCTTCTCGCGGAGCTGAGCTTTCATTCGGATCTTTCGGTATAAAATCACTCGAGCCGGCCTGGATTACCAGCCGCCAGATCGAGGCTGCCCGTATTGCTGTAACACGTTTTATGAAACGTGAAGGTCAGGTTTGGATCAGAATTTTCCCTGACAAACCAGTAACTAAAAAGCCAGCAGAGGTACGTATGGGTAAAGGTAAAGGTGCTCCTGAATACTGGGTAGCGGTAGTACGCCCCGGCCGGATAATCTTCGAAGCAGAAGGTGTGCCATTAGAAGTTGCTAAAGAAGCGCTTCGCCTGGCCGCTCAGAAACTGCCTGTACAAACTAAATTTGTAATGCGTAGAGATTACGCCGAAGCATAA
- the rpmC gene encoding 50S ribosomal protein L29 codes for MKSSEISALSTEELVAKISEEKNSLTKLKFAHAVSAIENPQRIKTQRREVARLTTELTKRKAASASEQQ; via the coding sequence ATGAAAAGCTCAGAAATATCAGCGCTGTCAACTGAAGAGTTGGTTGCTAAAATTAGCGAGGAAAAAAACAGTTTAACTAAACTGAAATTTGCTCATGCAGTTTCGGCTATTGAAAACCCTCAGCGCATCAAAACGCAGCGTCGTGAAGTAGCTCGTTTAACTACTGAATTAACCAAGCGCAAAGCGGCGTCAGCTTCTGAACAGCAATAA
- the rpsQ gene encoding 30S ribosomal protein S17: MERNLRKTRTGLVVSNKMDKSIVVAVQRKVKHPIYGKFVNKTAKFMAHDETNTCGIGDTVLIMETRPLSKNKNWRLVQILERAK, from the coding sequence ATGGAAAGAAATTTAAGAAAAACACGTACCGGTCTGGTAGTTAGCAATAAAATGGATAAATCTATTGTTGTTGCAGTACAGCGGAAGGTGAAACACCCGATCTATGGCAAGTTCGTAAACAAAACTGCCAAGTTCATGGCTCATGACGAAACTAACACTTGTGGCATTGGCGATACCGTATTGATTATGGAAACCCGTCCGCTGAGCAAAAATAAAAACTGGAGATTAGTTCAAATTTTAGAAAGGGCTAAATAA
- the rplN gene encoding 50S ribosomal protein L14, which translates to MVQQESRLTVADNSGAKEVLVIRVLGGTAKRYASVGDKIVVTVKSALPSGNVKKGTVSKAVVVRTKKEIRRKDGSYIRFDDNAAVLLNNQDEPRGTRIFGPVARELREKQFMKIVSLAPEVL; encoded by the coding sequence ATGGTACAACAGGAATCAAGATTAACCGTAGCCGATAACAGCGGCGCTAAAGAAGTGTTGGTAATCCGCGTATTAGGTGGTACTGCCAAACGCTATGCTTCTGTTGGCGATAAGATTGTAGTTACTGTAAAAAGCGCCCTGCCTTCAGGCAACGTGAAAAAAGGTACTGTATCTAAAGCCGTAGTGGTAAGAACCAAAAAAGAAATTCGTCGTAAAGACGGTTCTTACATTCGTTTCGACGATAACGCAGCTGTTTTGTTAAACAACCAGGATGAGCCCAGAGGTACACGTATCTTCGGTCCGGTGGCAAGAGAGCTTCGTGAAAAACAATTCATGAAAATTGTATCATTAGCACCGGAGGTATTGTAA
- the rplX gene encoding 50S ribosomal protein L24, with amino-acid sequence MENKKFKIKIKKGDTVKVIAGDSKGQQGKVTEIIVANNRAVVEGINMISKHTKPNAANPNGGIVKKEAPIHISNLALVDPKTGETTRVGRKKSDAGKLVRISKKSGEEIK; translated from the coding sequence ATGGAAAACAAAAAGTTCAAGATCAAAATAAAAAAAGGCGACACAGTTAAAGTTATTGCCGGCGACTCTAAAGGTCAGCAAGGTAAAGTAACTGAAATTATTGTAGCTAACAACCGCGCAGTGGTTGAAGGCATCAACATGATTTCAAAACATACTAAGCCTAATGCAGCTAACCCTAACGGTGGTATTGTAAAAAAAGAAGCTCCTATTCACATTTCAAACCTAGCGTTGGTTGATCCTAAAACAGGAGAAACTACCCGCGTTGGCCGTAAGAAAAGTGATGCTGGCAAATTAGTTAGAATATCAAAAAAATCAGGGGAGGAAATTAAATAA
- the rplE gene encoding 50S ribosomal protein L5 — MAYVPRLKSKYKDEIRTALKDKFQYKSVMQVPKLEKIAINQGVGAATTDKKLIDTTIAELSTITGQKAVASKSKKDISNFKLRKNMPVGVRVTLRDNNMYEFLDRLIAVALPRIRDFKGINDKGFDGKGNYTLGITEQIIFPEINIDKINKIQGMDITFVTSATNDVEALELLKQFGLPFKNQNNQ, encoded by the coding sequence ATGGCTTACGTTCCAAGATTAAAATCTAAATACAAAGACGAGATCCGCACCGCACTGAAAGATAAATTTCAGTACAAAAGCGTAATGCAGGTTCCGAAGCTGGAGAAAATTGCTATCAACCAAGGTGTTGGTGCTGCAACCACTGATAAAAAACTGATTGATACTACTATTGCTGAGCTAAGCACCATAACTGGTCAGAAAGCAGTAGCATCAAAATCTAAAAAAGATATCTCGAACTTCAAATTACGTAAAAACATGCCAGTAGGTGTACGGGTAACTTTACGTGATAACAACATGTACGAGTTTTTAGATCGTTTGATTGCCGTAGCATTGCCACGTATTCGTGACTTCAAAGGTATCAACGATAAAGGTTTCGACGGTAAAGGCAATTACACTTTAGGTATTACAGAGCAAATTATCTTCCCTGAGATTAATATTGACAAAATCAATAAAATTCAAGGTATGGATATTACCTTTGTAACTTCAGCAACTAACGATGTTGAAGCTCTGGAATTGCTGAAACAATTTGGTTTACCATTTAAAAATCAAAATAATCAATAA
- the rpsN gene encoding 30S ribosomal protein S14, which yields MAKEGIKARERKRAQLVARYAEKRAALKAAGDYEALDKLPKASSPVKLHNRCKLTGRPRGYMRQFGISRVTFREMALAGKIPGVKKASW from the coding sequence ATGGCTAAAGAAGGTATCAAAGCACGTGAACGCAAACGTGCTCAATTAGTGGCCAGATATGCTGAGAAAAGAGCAGCACTGAAAGCCGCCGGTGATTATGAAGCTTTAGATAAATTACCAAAAGCATCATCACCAGTAAAATTGCACAATCGTTGCAAGCTTACCGGTCGTCCTCGTGGTTATATGCGCCAGTTTGGTATTTCACGTGTTACATTCCGTGAAATGGCCTTAGCAGGTAAAATACCAGGGGTTAAAAAAGCTAGCTGGTAA